From a region of the Acinetobacter calcoaceticus genome:
- a CDS encoding FadR/GntR family transcriptional regulator, whose translation MSSAIKPRSTKKLSQIIVEQLIEKIQSGDFQVGEKIPTELELIETFEVSRSVIREAITELRSLGFVETRHGIGTFVKEQTIEQNFLLSNASLETINDIVSLLELRISLESEAVFLASERRKQIHIDKMKAALEDFERHISSDANDGTVKADYDFHIAIAEASENQYFVDFLKYLGEKIIPRARLKSIEQSPENREEYLKAVHHDHVNIYNAIVDQDGLLARQMMRAHLSKSIKKFKQ comes from the coding sequence ATGTCTAGTGCAATTAAACCTAGATCAACAAAAAAACTAAGCCAGATTATTGTAGAACAACTGATCGAGAAAATTCAGTCTGGAGATTTTCAGGTTGGAGAGAAAATTCCAACAGAATTAGAATTAATTGAAACCTTTGAAGTTAGCCGCTCTGTCATTCGTGAAGCAATTACTGAATTGCGTTCTCTGGGCTTTGTTGAAACTCGTCACGGGATTGGTACTTTTGTAAAAGAGCAAACCATTGAGCAGAATTTTTTACTATCTAATGCCAGTCTAGAAACCATTAACGATATTGTCTCTTTACTGGAGCTTAGGATTAGCCTTGAGTCTGAAGCAGTCTTTTTAGCATCAGAGCGTCGTAAACAAATCCACATCGATAAAATGAAAGCTGCGCTTGAAGACTTTGAACGTCATATTTCATCAGATGCAAATGATGGTACGGTAAAAGCGGATTATGATTTTCATATTGCCATTGCCGAAGCTTCTGAAAACCAATATTTCGTTGATTTTTTAAAGTACCTTGGCGAAAAGATTATTCCGCGTGCACGACTTAAATCTATTGAGCAAAGTCCAGAAAACCGTGAAGAATATTTAAAAGCGGTTCATCATGATCATGTCAATATTTATAACGCGATTGTTGATCAAGATGGTTTATTGGCTCGACAAATGATGCGTGCTCATCTGTCTAAAAGTATTAAAAAGTTTAAGCAGTAA